The Halarchaeum grantii nucleotide sequence AGGAGGTTCGGGATGCCGTCCTCGATCGGGTAGGTCTCGCCGCAGTCCGTGCACGTTAGCGTCCCCGAGACGACCTCGCCGTCCTCCTCGTCCTCGGCGTCGAGTTCGAGGTCGTGTTTGTCGAGCGGACAGCAGACGATGTCCATGAGGTCCCGCTTCATGTTTCGAGGGTGGGCGTCCGCCGCCCAAAAGCCTACGGGTTCCCCGTGACCCTCGCGGCTACGCCGCTCGGTAATCGACGACGCCCCGTTGGCGCTCGTCGCCCTATTCGAAGGGGTTCGTCCGCACGACCGTCTCCTCACGACCCGGGCCGACGCCGAGCGCGTAGGCGGGGACGCCGAGTTCGTCCTCGACGTACT carries:
- a CDS encoding methytransferase partner Trm112, whose product is MKRDLMDIVCCPLDKHDLELDAEDEEDGEVVSGTLTCTDCGETYPIEDGIPNLLPPDMREETPA